The Candidatus Hydrogenedentota bacterium genome contains the following window.
GTTCAGAAAATTCGCGCAGCACACTGTCCCCGACGAGGTGTCCATGCGTGTCGTTAACCGACTTGAAGTTGTCCAAGTCAAGCATCAGGCATGAAAAGGGAAGTTTGTAGCGCGCCGCCCGTTCGAACTCCTGACCGAACCGCTCATGGAAATACCGCCGGTTATACACCCCCGTGAGGTCGTCCGTGATGGCCAGCCGTTCCAGCCGCGCGTTGGCCTGCTGCATGCCGTCGAAAAGCCTGGCCTTCTCCAGCGCGTTGGACGCCGCCTCGCCGACCACCTCGAAAAAGCTGATTTCGCGGAGAAGGAACGGACTGCCCCGGCGCGCCGCCCTCAGGAGCAGCGCGCCCGCCCTGTGACCCCGCGTGATGGGGATGACCAGCAGGGCGTCTATGCCCGCCGCCCGAAGCTGCGGCCCGAATGGCCGTGTGATCGGCGAGGCCTGCACGTCGTCAATGACCACCTTGGCGGAGGTCCGGAGCGCCTCGACAAGTTCCGGGTACTTGTCCAGCGTTATCTGGTGCCCGTTTAATTCGTTGTCCTCATGCGAGGCGAGCACCACCCCCCGGGACTCCCCCGGCGCCACGTGGACAATGGAGCAGCGCTTGAGCTCAATGATGCGCGAAAGCTGCTCCACAAAAACATACAGGATTTCATGGGCCTTGTGCGTGGCGGACATGGCCTTGATCACGCCCAGGGCCGCGCGCATGTCGCTCTGCTCCTCCCGCATGTCACGGTCGCGCAGCTCGAGCGCCTCCGCGTGCAGGGTGGTCAGGCGCATTGCGGCCGAGGAAATGCGGTCAATGTCCGGCGGCTCATTGGGCTCATCCGCCGCGGTGTCTCCAAGAGAGCCCTTCGCAAGAGACTCCGCGAGATGGGTCACCGTGGACCGTTGCACGGTCCAGCCGCCGTGGAAATCCGTCCCGCCGCCGGTCTTGTCCGTGGACAGCCAGGCGAAAAGTGCCAGGCTTATGTTGGAGGAAAGGAGGATAAGCACCCGGTCATGCTGCAGGGAGACCATGGTGGACGCCACGGGAACCACCCCTTTTGGAAGGGGGGGGGGCGGCCCACCCCCGTAGATCGCCAGCACACGGCTTGCCTTTTGGCTTACCCGGTCTATGAAAGGGAGGCGGGGAAGGGTGCACGTGTCGGCGATGACCAGCAGGTCGGGATCATCCTGCTGTATGGCCAGCCGCGCGGTTTCGGCCAGGAGCGAGTCAAACACCACGGCGTCATGCACGGGCGCGCACAGAATCTTCATGTCAGCCGCCTGCGACAGGGCCGCCTGCACACGGACCAGCAGGGTGTCCGGCGTCTCGTCTTCCCGTAATTTGTCCACCCGTGTATCCTGTGTTGGAGGGCTTCAAACGTTCCAATTTTCGCGGGCACCGCTCGGCGAAAGTGGAAAACACAAAATATCTACAACTGGAAGGCGGGCGCCTATTCCCCGCCCGCAGGGGCGGCGACCGCCCCTTCCACCGGCGAGTCCGCCCCGGACTTTGCCCCGGAGGCTTCCTTGGCATCGGAGGGCTCCAGCGACATGCCCGGAGTGTAGGTTTCAACAATCGCCACGGGGGTTGAGCGCACCACCAGGTCCCACAACTCCTCCACCTCGGCGTTGACCATGCGGGCGCAGCCGTGCGAACTGTAATGGCCCACAGTCTCCGGGGCGATGGTGCCGTGAATCCCCAAATCCTTGGGAAGACCCTCCTCCTGGGGAATGAGCGGCATCCAGCGTGTTCCAAGCTCGTTGGCGGGGTCGCCCGGCTGAATGGGTCCGAATCCCGGCTTGAACCAGACGGGGTCCTTTTGTTTCACGCCGATGATGTGCTTGCCGAGGGCGGTTTCATGGCCGGGTTTTCCCAGGCCCACCCGGTACATCTTGAAGATGCCCCGGTTGTCCAGCAGGAACAGCCGGCAGGTGGACCGTTCGATGACAATATGGAAATCTTTGGGTGTGTACTTCAGGCGCTGGCCGAGGTTCAGCATGGGGTTCTCGGACAGCCCGTTGGCCTGCAGCAGCAGTCCCTGCGTGGTGTTCAGCTTGATCCCGATGCTGGTGATGTTGTCCCCCTTTTCAACCGTGTAAAAGCGGCTTTCCGGGGTTTCCTGCCGCGAGAAGATAAGCGTTGTGTTCAGTCTGCCCAGCGGCTCCACCGCCTCGTTCCAGGCCGGACCGTCCCATGGCGCCCGCTCCACGGCGTCCCGGAAAAGGTCTCGTGCCGCCACCAAGTCCCCGCCCGCCTCCGTCAGCCTGCCCAGTCCGCAAAGGCCGAACGCCTGCATTTCCGGCGGGGCGTTGTCCCGGAGGCTTTCATATAGCGTGCGGGCCTCCTCAGCGCGTCCCGCCCGCTCAAGTTCCCGCGCCAGCCGCACGGTGAGCGCGGGAAATTCCGGACTGGACCGGAATGTGGCCACGGCAGCCTCGAGCCGTTTCAGCGCCTCCGCCGGTTTTCCCGCGGCCGTGTCAATGTCAGCCTGCAAGATCACGGCCTTTGGCCCGGTGACGGGGTCGCCGGACCGCAACGCCGGACGGAGCGCCTCGGCCGCCGCGGCCGCGTCCCCCTGTTCCAGCAACAGCCGGGCCTGTTCCACCGCCTGGGCCGCCGACTCACCCGAGCCGGACCTCATGCGGGAAAACACGTCCCCGCCGTGGCGGTATAAATAACTGGCCAGCACCAGCACTCCCATGACGGCCGCCAGTGCCAGAATAATCCTGCCCAGCCCCGGTTCCTTTTTCTGTTTTCCGAAATACCTTTTCTTCATGCGCTATATCCGTGACTGGGACTCGAAGACCCGGTTGAGGTCCAGCACCAGTTCGGTGCAGGACTGGTACCGCCGGTTGATGTCCCGGCGGAGGCACTTCAAAATCACCCGGTCCAGTTTTTCCGGAATCTCATGGTTAATAGAGGAAGGTGCGGGAAACTGGTAACTCGAGCTCACGATTTGGCGGGTGATTTGTTTGGGGTTCATCCCGTTGCAGGGATGCCTGCCCGTGAAAAGCTCAAACATGGTGATGCCGAAGGAGAAGATGTCGGAGCGGTGGTCCAGGCTTTTCTTGCGAATCTGCTCGGGGGACATGTACAGCCGCGTTCCGCCCGTCTCCTTGACCCAGCGCATGCGCCAGTTGCTTGTGGATTTGGAAAGGCCGAAGTCCACAATCTTCAACTGTTTGCCGTCCCTTGAGAACAGGAAATTGGCCGGTTTGATGTCCCGGTGCACCACTCCGTGCTGGTGCAGGAAATCCAGCCCCTCGCACAGGCGGATGCAGAGGTTAATCATCTGCTTGATGGTGAGAATCCGGTTTTCAATGAAATACTTCATGTTGTACCCGTCAATCAGCTCCATCAACAGGCAGCGGCGCAGATTCCCCTCGTTGTCCTCCTGAATCACAATTTCCTTGTTCATTTTGATGATTGCGGGATGGTTCAGCGAGGCCGCGATCATGATTTCCCGGCCCAGATAATCG
Protein-coding sequences here:
- a CDS encoding sensor domain-containing diguanylate cyclase is translated as MDKLREDETPDTLLVRVQAALSQAADMKILCAPVHDAVVFDSLLAETARLAIQQDDPDLLVIADTCTLPRLPFIDRVSQKASRVLAIYGGGPPPPLPKGVVPVASTMVSLQHDRVLILLSSNISLALFAWLSTDKTGGGTDFHGGWTVQRSTVTHLAESLAKGSLGDTAADEPNEPPDIDRISSAAMRLTTLHAEALELRDRDMREEQSDMRAALGVIKAMSATHKAHEILYVFVEQLSRIIELKRCSIVHVAPGESRGVVLASHEDNELNGHQITLDKYPELVEALRTSAKVVIDDVQASPITRPFGPQLRAAGIDALLVIPITRGHRAGALLLRAARRGSPFLLREISFFEVVGEAASNALEKARLFDGMQQANARLERLAITDDLTGVYNRRYFHERFGQEFERAARYKLPFSCLMLDLDNFKSVNDTHGHLVGDSVLREFSERVQSCIRRVDIMARHGGEEFVVLLPQTGLEGAMVEAERIRMEIAGRAFEHIPAERPITVSIGVAAYDADTMPVGESLLKAADAALYLAKARGKNRAVAHNKEEREP
- a CDS encoding L,D-transpeptidase family protein, with the protein product MKKRYFGKQKKEPGLGRIILALAAVMGVLVLASYLYRHGGDVFSRMRSGSGESAAQAVEQARLLLEQGDAAAAAEALRPALRSGDPVTGPKAVILQADIDTAAGKPAEALKRLEAAVATFRSSPEFPALTVRLARELERAGRAEEARTLYESLRDNAPPEMQAFGLCGLGRLTEAGGDLVAARDLFRDAVERAPWDGPAWNEAVEPLGRLNTTLIFSRQETPESRFYTVEKGDNITSIGIKLNTTQGLLLQANGLSENPMLNLGQRLKYTPKDFHIVIERSTCRLFLLDNRGIFKMYRVGLGKPGHETALGKHIIGVKQKDPVWFKPGFGPIQPGDPANELGTRWMPLIPQEEGLPKDLGIHGTIAPETVGHYSSHGCARMVNAEVEELWDLVVRSTPVAIVETYTPGMSLEPSDAKEASGAKSGADSPVEGAVAAPAGGE
- a CDS encoding serine/threonine protein kinase, with translation MGLLDTLKMFSPVARKTAAKTGGDRDGSDYEFELSQVGPYKIIAPIGSGGMGIVYKALDPVKDETIAIKVLHKTYDLDKKRRKRDYLGREIMIAASLNHPAIIKMNKEIVIQEDNEGNLRRCLLMELIDGYNMKYFIENRILTIKQMINLCIRLCEGLDFLHQHGVVHRDIKPANFLFSRDGKQLKIVDFGLSKSTSNWRMRWVKETGGTRLYMSPEQIRKKSLDHRSDIFSFGITMFELFTGRHPCNGMNPKQITRQIVSSSYQFPAPSSINHEIPEKLDRVILKCLRRDINRRYQSCTELVLDLNRVFESQSRI